The following proteins are co-located in the Haloarcula marismortui ATCC 43049 genome:
- a CDS encoding IS5-like element ISHma9 family transposase has protein sequence MEIDILDFVEQCRRLVKQALGKHAGEPASGAFARWVHVVLHCFRVEEEHSYRETPNRLEYMAELREIFDLDQDELPDYTTIYKSFDRLKMWVWRALLRVSAQQHPQSGHVALDSTFFDRRISSSYYRQRSGNSVQTLKVTTLTDVESLAVLDVHISARWQHDTKTGPQVGRRNADDLLSVAADNGFQDWNTEYEIAALDIDYLVHYRGSSLNATANNTLIRSKVYSQRWMAETSYSTIKRSLGDAVRALGWYRQFREIVLMFAISNIEPLCEPL, from the coding sequence ATGGAGATCGACATCCTCGACTTCGTTGAGCAGTGTCGGCGTCTAGTCAAACAAGCGTTAGGGAAGCACGCGGGCGAGCCCGCCAGCGGCGCGTTCGCCCGCTGGGTCCACGTCGTCTTGCACTGTTTCCGGGTCGAAGAAGAGCACAGCTACCGTGAAACGCCGAATCGGCTGGAATACATGGCTGAACTCCGTGAGATTTTTGATCTTGATCAGGACGAACTTCCGGACTACACAACAATCTACAAGTCTTTCGACCGGCTGAAAATGTGGGTCTGGCGGGCGTTGCTGCGCGTTTCAGCGCAGCAACACCCGCAGTCTGGACACGTAGCACTCGACAGCACGTTCTTCGACCGCCGTATCTCTTCATCGTACTACCGCCAACGCTCCGGAAACAGCGTTCAGACGCTGAAAGTGACGACATTAACGGATGTGGAGTCACTTGCTGTACTTGACGTACACATCTCTGCACGGTGGCAACACGACACCAAGACTGGACCGCAGGTCGGCCGGCGGAACGCGGACGACCTGCTGTCTGTCGCCGCTGACAACGGTTTCCAAGACTGGAACACCGAGTACGAGATCGCTGCACTAGATATCGACTATCTGGTTCACTACCGTGGTTCGTCACTGAACGCCACCGCGAATAACACCCTCATCCGGTCAAAAGTCTACTCTCAGCGCTGGATGGCCGAAACCTCGTATTCGACAATCAAGCGCTCGCTCGGCGACGCCGTGCGAGCGCTTGGCTGGTATCGGCAGTTCCGTGAAATCGTTCTCATGTTCGCCATCTCAAACATAGAACCGCTTTGTGAGCCTCTATAG
- a CDS encoding glycosyltransferase gives MVSDLVSIWNIRTAERCYAVNRDVKEWVSSLPFSKPQIEILPHGVDVPELLRQSGQSIESTSEHAFILCYVGSFKDYHCLLPLIQAISRLREDNYDVGLSLVGTGPELNSIRKTVEQHGISSATTFHGFVDPSKVPEYICLADASYGVIDPERTGSPMKVYEYLANGTPVIATADDEFDFIKSEKVGVLIEEPTTEAVAGAIKAIYNIPESKRSEIYDRVRSVGYKHGHTWAEFANRVITE, from the coding sequence ATGGTTTCCGATTTGGTTTCTATCTGGAACATTCGCACCGCTGAGCGGTGTTATGCGGTGAATCGCGATGTTAAAGAATGGGTCTCATCGTTACCGTTCAGCAAACCGCAGATCGAAATTCTACCACACGGTGTCGACGTTCCAGAGTTACTTCGTCAATCAGGACAGTCAATTGAATCCACCTCTGAACACGCATTTATACTGTGTTATGTAGGGAGCTTCAAGGATTATCATTGCCTTCTGCCCCTGATTCAGGCAATCTCACGGCTCCGTGAGGATAATTATGATGTTGGATTATCTCTTGTTGGAACCGGACCAGAACTCAATTCAATTCGGAAAACAGTGGAGCAACATGGAATCAGTTCGGCTACAACTTTCCACGGATTCGTGGATCCCTCGAAAGTTCCAGAATATATCTGTTTGGCCGACGCTTCTTACGGTGTTATTGATCCGGAACGCACAGGTAGTCCAATGAAAGTGTATGAATACCTTGCAAATGGAACGCCCGTTATTGCCACAGCAGATGATGAGTTTGACTTTATCAAAAGCGAAAAGGTAGGTGTGTTAATTGAAGAACCTACGACTGAAGCTGTAGCAGGTGCGATAAAAGCAATTTACAATATTCCGGAATCTAAACGTTCAGAGATATATGACCGCGTGCGAAGTGTAGGGTATAAACACGGACATACATGGGCTGAGTTCGCAAACCGAGTCATCACAGAGTAA
- a CDS encoding glycosyltransferase family 4 protein → MRILRVAPWIYPDTKGGGDYHVHAMSRDQARMGHDVTVLTTREDESLPRLEETNGYTVLRVSPGVPLLGNDVSPAVARYLWHADSDDFDVMHAHSHCYFVTNLAALKRRLGDIPLAITNHGLYSQNAPERLFSLYLKTLGRWTFNQADVVFCYTDVDSQRVRDLGVTSRIEVVANGIDTERFTPEGPESDLINAEGPVVLFVGRFAEGKRPWLAVEAFAEVLAEYPDAELYLCGDGALREDLESQVAELGIEEAVTFLGHVPYDEMPNVYRSGDVLVLPSRAEGVPRTVLEAMASSTAIVTSQLEQIDDIVKTGGLTVEPTTGEALTKAIISLLDETAGTENRVVRNHRWKSTVEVTTDHLSTIINQHQQ, encoded by the coding sequence ATGCGAATCCTTCGGGTCGCGCCGTGGATCTACCCTGACACCAAGGGAGGGGGCGACTACCATGTCCATGCGATGTCGCGAGACCAGGCCAGAATGGGGCATGACGTGACTGTGCTCACAACGCGAGAGGATGAGTCGTTGCCGAGACTTGAGGAAACAAATGGATACACCGTGCTCCGGGTCTCTCCGGGTGTGCCCCTGCTCGGGAACGACGTCTCGCCCGCGGTGGCGCGGTACCTCTGGCACGCGGATAGCGACGACTTCGACGTGATGCACGCGCACTCGCACTGCTACTTCGTGACGAACCTCGCGGCGTTGAAGCGACGGCTTGGCGATATTCCCCTGGCGATCACGAATCACGGCCTGTACAGTCAGAACGCGCCGGAGCGCCTGTTCTCGCTGTACCTGAAGACGCTCGGGCGGTGGACGTTCAATCAGGCTGACGTGGTGTTCTGTTACACCGACGTGGACAGCCAGCGCGTGCGGGATCTGGGCGTGACCTCCCGGATCGAGGTGGTTGCGAACGGAATCGACACGGAGCGGTTCACGCCGGAGGGCCCTGAGAGTGATTTGATCAACGCGGAGGGGCCGGTCGTGTTGTTCGTCGGGCGCTTTGCGGAGGGAAAGCGGCCGTGGCTCGCGGTCGAGGCGTTCGCGGAGGTGCTTGCGGAATATCCGGACGCGGAGCTATACCTGTGTGGGGACGGGGCGTTACGCGAGGACCTAGAGTCGCAGGTGGCCGAGTTGGGGATTGAGGAGGCGGTGACGTTCCTCGGACACGTGCCTTATGACGAGATGCCGAATGTGTACCGGAGCGGGGACGTGCTGGTGTTGCCGAGCCGGGCTGAGGGAGTGCCGCGGACGGTGTTGGAAGCGATGGCGAGTAGCACGGCTATCGTCACGAGTCAGCTTGAGCAGATCGATGACATCGTGAAGACGGGTGGTCTAACGGTAGAACCTACTACGGGAGAAGCATTAACCAAAGCTATCATTTCGCTTCTTGACGAAACAGCGGGTACTGAAAATCGAGTGGTCAGAAATCACCGATGGAAGTCGACAGTCGAAGTAACAACTGATCATCTGAGTACGATCATCAATCAACATCAACAGTAA
- a CDS encoding O-antigen ligase family protein, translating to MDYEYTLFIISTSALPVLFADLLSILGVIRPGATSVSVIPFLQLGMIGVPVSFGTHGTVLATSFFASLGLLAAKKTNYIYYTICFATIMFILISQSRSSILAIILPLVLGAFIFSTTYKRLISLLTGVCIISSLMIYLIIGRLSTVIARLNQYEQALLVIIDHPYVGLGWDKFFIQYGTHLHNTPLNYFVASGLLTGLVFTLCLIYPLYTILNYKNIGRKQNKHIIYIHLAMYSSVIIELLFYPQFPSIHMLIFGSICCAFAEQQSSNKMSGLYHS from the coding sequence GTGGATTATGAATATACGTTATTTATTATTTCTACTTCGGCTTTACCAGTATTATTTGCTGATTTACTTTCTATACTGGGAGTTATAAGACCTGGAGCCACTTCAGTAAGTGTAATTCCATTCTTACAATTAGGAATGATTGGTGTTCCAGTTAGCTTTGGGACTCATGGTACCGTCCTTGCTACTAGCTTCTTTGCCAGTCTTGGACTATTAGCAGCTAAAAAAACTAATTACATCTATTATACTATTTGTTTTGCTACAATCATGTTTATATTAATATCACAGTCTAGATCAAGTATATTGGCCATAATATTACCATTGGTACTGGGTGCTTTTATTTTCTCAACTACATATAAGCGATTAATTTCCTTATTGACGGGTGTCTGTATTATTTCTTCTCTAATGATATACCTTATAATCGGACGTCTATCTACTGTTATTGCCAGATTAAATCAATACGAGCAGGCGTTATTAGTTATTATTGATCACCCATACGTAGGTTTAGGTTGGGACAAATTTTTTATACAGTATGGCACACATCTACATAATACGCCATTGAATTACTTCGTAGCGAGCGGACTTCTAACTGGGCTAGTCTTCACCCTATGCCTTATTTATCCACTTTATACCATTTTGAATTACAAGAATATTGGGAGAAAGCAAAACAAACATATAATTTATATTCATCTAGCCATGTACAGTTCTGTAATAATCGAACTTTTATTTTATCCCCAATTCCCAAGTATTCATATGCTTATATTTGGTTCTATCTGTTGTGCCTTCGCAGAGCAACAGTCCTCAAACAAAATGAGTGGTCTCTATCATTCATGA
- a CDS encoding glycosyltransferase family 2 protein: MCKDDLVSVVMPTYNESDYIREAISSILNQSYANLELIIVDGGSTDGTIDKINKLDSNKINLIVEQKRQGISSALNKGIREANGEYVARMDADDISLPERISCQISIINQKPEIKLVSSWYRFIGRDSEHICENKFDPNRSYSPHDIIKKGQDFAHGSVMMSKEAIESVGRYREQFDTAEDLDLWLRLSERYGEDSFHIIPKVLYEHRLSGDKMARRTRQRVVSQYAKDAHYKRKRGEPEPIDEVAKKSNSISNKKLTKNERDSMYYYLVGDAYFRANKSNAARHNFIKSIKKRPFNIYPLYKIFLTFIDRESQDKVQNIAYKIANIKTKIRTALSI; encoded by the coding sequence ATGTGTAAAGATGATCTAGTTTCAGTGGTAATGCCGACATATAACGAGTCCGATTATATACGTGAAGCGATAAGTAGTATTTTAAATCAGTCATACGCCAATCTCGAACTTATTATAGTTGATGGAGGTTCAACGGATGGAACTATAGATAAAATTAATAAACTAGATAGCAATAAAATAAATTTAATAGTTGAACAAAAGCGGCAGGGGATCTCCAGTGCTTTGAATAAAGGCATAAGAGAAGCCAATGGAGAGTATGTTGCTAGAATGGATGCCGATGATATATCTCTTCCTGAGCGAATCAGCTGCCAAATCTCTATTATCAATCAAAAGCCAGAAATAAAATTGGTGTCCTCTTGGTACCGATTTATTGGACGCGATAGTGAACATATTTGTGAAAACAAATTTGACCCAAATCGTTCCTATAGTCCTCATGATATTATAAAAAAAGGACAAGATTTCGCGCATGGATCAGTTATGATGTCTAAAGAAGCGATAGAATCCGTGGGAAGGTACCGGGAACAATTCGATACTGCCGAGGATCTAGATCTTTGGCTAAGACTATCCGAACGATACGGTGAAGATAGTTTCCATATAATTCCAAAGGTACTCTATGAACACCGACTTTCAGGAGACAAAATGGCCCGGCGTACTCGTCAACGGGTTGTTTCACAGTATGCTAAAGACGCACATTATAAGAGAAAAAGGGGAGAACCGGAGCCGATAGATGAAGTAGCAAAGAAATCAAATTCAATTTCCAATAAAAAACTCACAAAGAACGAGAGAGATTCCATGTACTATTACTTAGTTGGTGATGCTTATTTCCGGGCCAACAAGAGTAATGCGGCCCGGCATAATTTTATAAAATCCATAAAAAAGCGGCCATTTAATATATATCCCCTGTATAAAATTTTTCTCACCTTTATTGATAGAGAGTCACAAGACAAAGTTCAAAATATAGCTTACAAAATAGCTAACATTAAAACTAAAATACGAACAGCACTTTCAATATAA